The genome window AGTGTTTTTTTATGAGTGAGGAGGGAACGGTTTTCTTGTCTATTCTTAATGAAAAGACAAAATAGGTGCCGATAAGAAATGACGAACCATCAAAATCAGGGTCAAATGGCTTGTCAAATGATGTCCAACCCACAGTCTTATCTGAAATATCATCATCTACATTTGGGATGGCATTTTTCTTAAGGCACTTGGCCATTGTTTCAAGAACAGGCTTCTCAAGTTGGCCTTCAACTCTGTACCGCGTGACAGAAACAGTAGATGATAAAAGCCCCATGATTCTGCTTTACCTCCGTTCTTTCTTTGCCGAGGGACACCCTCACGAAGACCGCTTGCGAGGCCCCTGATTTCAAAGAACAAAACCTAAGAGATCAGGGGGGCTGTGTCAAGACCAAAGTCCTCGGACGTTCAGTTTGGAAGGGAACAATCAGGCATTGGGAACTACCGCCCGCAAGTCATCTTGCTTACGATCCGGACACGAGCATTCTCAGGACATCCCCTTTTCCCACGATTCCCACGAGATCTCCCTTATCCACCACAGGGAGGGTGTGGAAATTCCTGTCCACCATGATACTACCCACCTCCTCAATACTCGCATCGGGCCGGACAGTGACTGAATTTGAACTCATGGCATCGGCCACGGTCGTAGCGGTGATCTTCCGAACCTCCTTTTCGAGATGCTTCGTGGACGTCCCCCTCATTATTCCGTGTTTCAGTGTTGATGCAAATCTCCGTTAACCGTCGCTGCGAATCGATCGGATTCTTTTCATGAAATCAGAGGTTCGTTCA of Deltaproteobacteria bacterium contains these proteins:
- a CDS encoding CBS domain-containing protein → MRGTSTKHLEKEVRKITATTVADAMSSNSVTVRPDASIEEVGSIMVDRNFHTLPVVDKGDLVGIVGKGDVLRMLVSGS